One window of Aspergillus oryzae RIB40 DNA, chromosome 3 genomic DNA carries:
- a CDS encoding putative nonsense-mediated mRNA decay protein Upf3 (predicted protein) — MTQTAAGKSTGGVLQIPIAATQKNTANAAAAPTPKKAPKPAAPRLKLLVRRLPPGLTQAEFEVAVGPEWKLGAGKIDWFQYKPGKVSKDDHIIPLSNKVRQVSFTDARNTFNDPILLGPPSVEYAPYAKVPGSRVRKDARQGTIDQDPDFIAFLESLTQPITKPPTVENATDAEEKKETVTTTPLVQYIKEKKANKAKDSSNKSSKHAKADKETKAEKVQAKKLLQRPDKETAQAPEKIEKKAKADKATKEAVRVANKQAANVAKQAAKASAAQSSPKDPGQSTPATERRRERGSIAAAAKILQRDLGLAPAGSRRKGGKSGSAETDASKAEATSSESGKKETPPRSSRGGASSQNAKVKGNVPQPNEPTSQSEANTPPASTTPTSGKSSKSKGKQAPPAASTATQAFLKHANPSQGVTEPLLEAAFKTFGKVVKVEIDKKKGFGYIDFAEPDGLQKAIAASPVSVAQSQVVVLERKINPGGEKGRGKNRNEPQPTNAGGNNNSNNTNANGGRGGKSNEGGSGSSRGRGGRLKKGGGGGAKGSGGGNANANAPAKDAK; from the exons ATGACGCAGACTGCAGCTGGGAAATCAACGGGAGGTGTTCTCCAAATCCCTATCGCAGCGACACAGAAGAACACCGCCAACGCTGCCGCCGCTCCCACTCCCAAGAAAGCACCCAAACCAGCTGCACCACGGCTCAAGCTCCTGGTGCGGAGACTGCCTCCGGGACTAACACAGGCAGAATTTGAGGTTGCTGTAGGCCCTGAATGGAAACTTGGAGCGGGAAAGATCGATTGGTTTCAATATAAGCCGGGCAAGGTTTCTAAGGA CGACCATATCATCCCACTCTCGAATAAAGTTCGTCAGGTATCTTTCACAGACGCTCGAAACACCTTCAACGATCCCATTCTGTTGGGGCCCCCCTCCGTTGAATATGCACCATATGCGAAAGTTCCCGGGAGCCGTGTACGGAAAGATGCTCGCCAAGGGACTATTGACCAGGACCCCGATTTCATTGCCTTCCTCGAAAGTCTTACACAACCGATCACCAAGCCGCCTACGGTCGAGAATGCCACTGAtgcggaggagaagaaggagaccGTGACCACCACACCCTTAGTGCAATatatcaaagagaagaaggcgaacaaAGCGAAGGATAGTTCCAATAAATCCTCGAAGCACGCCAAAGCCGATAAGGAGACCAAGGCGGAAAAGGTCCAAGCAAAGAAACTACTACAACGGCCCGATAAGGAAACGGCACAGGCCCCagagaaaattgaaaagaaagccaaggcGGATAAAGCCACCAAGGAAGCTGTGAGGGTAGCGAACAAACAGGCTGCCAATGTCGCCAAACAAGCCGCGAAGGCCTCCGCGGCACAGAGTTCGCCCAAGGACCCCGGTCAGTCTACCCCAGCCACGGAGCGCAGACGGGAACGAGGAAGCATTGCGGCTGCAGCCAAGATCCTCCAGCGAGACTTGGGCCTGGCACCAGCTGGCAGTCGTCGCAAAGGGGGCAAGAGCGGTTCGGCGGAGACGGACGCATCCAAAGCTGAAGCGACGAGTTCCGAGTCGGGCAAGAAAGAGACCCCTCCGAGATCATCGAGAGGAGGCGCCTCGTCACAGAACGCCAAGGTCAAGGGAAATGTGCCACAGCCCAATGAGCCGACATCCCAGTCCGAAGCGAACACACCTCCCGCTAGCACTACGCCTACCTCAGGCAAATCATCGAAATCGAAAGGGAAACAGGCACCGCCCGCAGCCTCTACAGCGACACAAGCTTTCCTCAAGCATGCCAATCCCTCGCAGGGGGTGACGGAGCCATTGTTAGAAGCGGCATTTAAGACGTTCGGCAAAGTCGTGAAGGTGGAGATtgataagaagaagggcTTTGGATATATTGATTTCGCAGAGCCGGACGGACTACAAAAGGCGATCGCCGCCAGCCCTGTGTCGGTCGCCCAAAGTCAAGTTGTGGTGCTGGAACGCAAGATTAACCCTGGTGGAGAGAAGGGCCGTGGCAAGAATCGCAATGAGCCTCAACCTACCAACGCTGGTGGCAACAATaacagcaacaacaccaaTGCGAACGGTGGTCGTGGGGGTAAATCAAATGAGGGTGGCTCGGGATCGTCGCGTGGACGTGGCGGGCGATTGAAGAaaggcggtggtggtggtgctaAGGGAAGCGGTGGAGGTAACGCCAATGCGAATGCGCCTGCCAAGGACGCTAAGTAA
- a CDS encoding ankyrin repeat domain-containing protein (predicted protein) has translation MGYPEIIRLLHSALSQTNKIHIYNIDTRDERGLTPLHYASLSNSARAGEVTEVLLELGADPNLADDRGCTPYMMASLLQHTQVMEVLQSNVTSPNSETRDTQDLPALTLAEHDHWALLREVTTTGRADLTYKCMLSGDTLLHMATAANETDILRLLIENKLRPESAVNEQGHTPLHLARTVEIAKLLVDDGYHVDSTDLNNNTPLDIARRQPKTRDVADYLEDVSRMSEKKHRTERWEENTKGESETVSSELTVAIHDHNLTSSNSPAWIGRLKRCILHLQFWTFLLLAIYVVTVFRIVSLLQ, from the exons ATGGGATACCCAGAGATTATCCGCTTGCTCCACTCGGCCCTTTCGCAGACCAACAAGATCCATATCTATAACATAGATACCCGGGACGAACGGGGACTGACACCACTACACTATGCTAGCCTTTCGAACAGCGCACGAGCTGGTGAAGTGACAGAGGTGCTGCTCGAACTAGGCGCAGATCCCAACCTTGCAGATGATAGGGGCTGTACACCTTATATGATGGCTTCCCTGCTTCAACATACGCAAGTCATGGAGGTGCTACAGAGCAATGTCACATCACCCAATAGCGAAACAAGAGATACGCAGGATCTTCCTGCTTTGACTCTTGCGGAACATGACCACTGGGCATTGCTTCGAGAAGTAACTACCACCGGAAGGGCTGACCTTACATACAAATGCATGTTGAGTGGTGATACACTGCTACATATGGCAACGGCAGCCAATGAAACTGATATCCTGCGTCTTCTCATCGAAAACAAATTGCGGCCGGAGAGCGCAGTCAACGAGCAAGGGCATACGCCACTGCATCTGGCAAGAACCGTGGAAATAGCCAAGTTATTGGTCGACGATGGCTACCATGTTGACTCAACAGATCTCAATAATAATACGCCATTGGACATTGCGCGTCGACAGCCTAAAACCCGTGATGTCGCTGATTACCTTGAAGATGTATCAAGAATGTCCGAGAAAAAGCACCGAACGGAGAGATGGGAGGAAAATACTAAAGGTGAGAGTGAGACCGTGTCAAGCGAGCTCACTGTGGCTATTCATGATCATAATTTGACTTCGAGCAACTCTCCAGCTTGGATAGGGCGACTGAAGCGTTGTATACTCCACCTTCAGTTCtggacttttcttttacttgCAATATATGTAGTTACTG TGTTTAGAATTGTTTCCCTATTACAGTAG
- a CDS encoding uncharacterized protein (nucleoside phosphorylase), whose amino-acid sequence MDDPNRICLTPDAYTVGWVCVLASEQYAARALLDELHAPPPTPRDENAYIVGRMGKHNVVITRPIGQGKVNAADAAVNMTRTFPQIRFGLLVGVGGGATDSPDPYVGKRDIRLGDVVVSKPQGEHGGIVQYDTGKRYPEGYKIISHLDKPKSALIVAANVLQSHHQFKEGHMKKYIQDATLKLRDLGMPYFGFPGREHDLLFRREYRHPEEGEDCSNCDRTQIVDRDPRPDDGPSIHYGLIASADLTMQDPKFRDALRKSEKVLCFEKEAAGLMDRFPCIAIRGISDYADTHKCKKWQPYAAVAAAAYAKDLLAVIQPHDIARDRAAAQVLEQFTHDLNEVREKFNKMSTAMDTKYRHEIMGWLSTLDFKTEQEDLLSRSVFIGKWLLKSEEFMHWVKGSRWQLRCYGEAGTGKTNFCAMVIHRLQKTFGLKRPVIYLYLSDDEHKRVKQTLDNLLGSMLKQLISCGPNVDIPQKLIDAYEGLGNGAYSTREIMKQAFQDLVAKQERVYLIVDGLNQCFPEVSELIKEYALGLVQDGLPLSLLTTSLGYREVKKIVFCNHCRKQNIGMYVHCDCDDGQFDLCLDCKKQGIICPKNHDGEEPYDTVRIEVRARNDELEEYCREMISRALKTGRDRRDERVHPSPKYNPRPIARYLRDKPGLVNRISRQIAGKAQCSLIIAQLWLQNLFESKEPENDKGVLRFLDKIPEKRLTAYVDERIAKLKRYRKENELHIAFTTLALIMSACRYLTILQLQHALALHSDQVIESTLNDRTFILWSANGLITIDKAEESCSFVRFFHGTLPAVLAKSDHHPFLKRAEYEMAKTCLKYLQDEQSLSHYENPTAYPFLPYALRF is encoded by the exons ATGGACGACCCAAATCGCATTTGTCTCACTCCTGACGCCTACACAGTCGGCTGGGTTTGTGTTCTGGCCTCCGAGCAATATGCCGCCAGGGCTCTCCTAGACGAACTACACGCCCCTCCACCTACTCCTCGCGATGAAAATGCATACATTGTCGGCCGCATGGGGAAGCACAACGTCGTCATTACTAGGCCTATTGGCCAAGGAAAAGTCAATGCTGCTGACGCCGCGGTGAACATGACTCGCACATTTCCCCAGATCCGGTTTGGGTTGCTGGTAGGTGTTGGTGGGGGCGCCACAGACTCGCCCGACCCCTACGTTGGGAAAAGAGATATTCGgcttggggatgttgttgtcaGCAAGCCTCAGGGCGAGCATG GCGGCATTGTGCAGTACGATACTGGTAAAAGGTACCCTGAAGGATATAAAATTATCTCACACCTGGACAAACCAAAATCTGCTTTGATCGTGGCGGCAAATGTGCTccaatcacatcatcaaTTCAAGGAGGGACACATGAAAAAGTATATACAGGATGCGACCTTGAAGCTCCGGGATCTGGGTATGCCATATTTTGGCTTTCCGGGTCGCGAGCATGACCTGCTGTTCCGGAGGGAGTATCGCCATCCTGAGGAAGGCGAGGACTGCAGCAACTGTGACAGAACACAAATAGTGGATCGGGACCCGCGACCTGACGATGGTCCCTCCATCCATTATGGGCTCATTGCATCTGCAGACCTCACTATGCAAGACCCAAAGTTTCGGGATGCGCTTCGCAAGTCCGAAAAAGTACTGTGtttcgagaaggaagcggcGGGCCTGATGGATCGCTTCCCATGCATCGCCATCCGAGGCATTTCGGACTATGCAGACACTCATAAGTGTAAGAAATGGCAGCCATATGCTGCTGTAGCTGCTGCGGCTTATGCAAAGGATCTATTGGCAGTCATTCAGCCCCATGATATCGCCAGGGATAGAGCGGCGGCGCAAGTTCTTGAACAAT TCACGCATGACCTGAATGAAGTAAGGGAAAAGTTTAATAAGATGAGCACAGCAATGGATACCAAATACCGCCATGAAATTATGGGTTGGCTGTCTACGTTGGATTTCAAAACCGAGCAGGAAGATCTGCTTAGCAGATCCGTATTCATAGGAAAGTGGCTGCTTAAATCAGAAGAATTCATGCATTGGGTCAAAGGGAGCCGCTGGCAGCTTCGATGTTACGGCGAGGCCGGCACAGGCAAG ACCAACTTCTGTGCTATGGTGATCCACCGCCTTCAAAAGACTTTTGGCTTAAAAAGACCTGTCATCTACCTATATCTAAGTGATGATGAACATAAACGGGTCAAACAAACACTAGATAACCTTCTGGGTAGCATGCTAAAGCAGCTAATCTCGTGCGGTCCCAACGTTGATATACCACAGAAGCTCATAGACGCATACGAGGGCCTTGGCAACGGAGCATATTCAACTAGAGAAATTATGAAGCAAGCGTTTCAGGACTTAGTAGCCAAACAGGAACGCGTATATCTTATCGTTGACGGTTTGAACCAATGCTTCCCCGAGGTTTCAGAGCTTATCAAGGAATATGCCTTGGGCCTTGTTCAGGATGGCCTTCCCTTGAGCCTTCTCACTACCTCCCTGGGGTACCGAGAAGTTAAAAAAATAGTTTTCTGCAATCACTGCAGAAAACAAAACATTGGGATGTATGTTCATTGTGATTGCGATGATGGGCAATTTGACTTGTGTCTGGACTGCAAAAAACAAGGAATCATCTGTCCCAAGAACCACGATGGTGAGGAGCCATATGACACCGTTCGAATTGAGGTGCGCGCACGAAATGACGAGCTCGAGGAATATTGTCGCGAGATGATTAGTCGGGCATTGAAAACAGGTCGCGATCGACGGGATGAGCGCGTGCATCCGTCGCCGAAATATAATCCCCGGCCTATTGCGCGATATCTACGCGATAAGCCCGGCCTAGTCAATCGCATTTCTCGACAGATTGCAGGAAAAGCACAATGCAGCTTGATCATTGCGCAGCTTTGGCTACAAAATCTGTTCGAAAGCAAGGAGCCAGAGAATGACAAAGGGGTGCTTCGCTTTCTGGACAAAATACCAGAGAAGCGTTTGACCGCGTACGTTGATGAACGGATTGCGAAGCTCAAGAGGTACAGGAAAGAGAATGAGCTGCATATAGCATTCACAACACTTGCCTTGATAATGTCGGCTTGTCGGTATCTAACCATATTGCAATTACAGCATGCGTTGGCCCTCCATTCAGATCAGGTCATAGAGTCAACCCTAAACGATAGGACGTTCATTCTGTGGTCAGCAAACGGGCTGATCACCATTGACAAGGCCGAGGAGTCGTGCTCTTTTGTACGATTTTTCCACGGTACCCTGCCAGCCGTGCTCGCCAAGAGTGACCATCATCCATTCCTAAAGCGCGCAGAGTACGAGATGGCGAAAACTTGCCTAAAGTATCTACAGGACGAGCAGTCTTTGAGCCATTATGAGAATCCCACGGCGTATCCCTTTCTGCCCTACGCTCTACGATTTTAA
- a CDS encoding uncharacterized protein (predicted protein), whose protein sequence is MLRQIIGTLVLLLMQVFAVTSQQQPTSSTTALTFNPTSCGEIINNEEVSIFDASQAHKCLTSLPFRADIASQLVQYVNDMIQFHSTLAYLADPPQSYQQPAVDLVSGLSQFQRDIDNNVFRNEYAFEAALNHLIHAAHDDHLELVGGALSRFTYAAPYRIVSVSSDGVELPKVYISEDLLANETRYLPWQSSAIRTINGQDVVEYLTQFAAVNSFGKLEPHADWNMLMRSAALEIQGKREAFHGAATYPGDFITFTFENGTTVGPLPWEALFCCNGGVGPLQTGDELYDFFVLGHYPASYDENLEADMTTISNRAAPAITPLNNPAYPPKADVTEASYTRDGGALLRGYFLHDSSLAVLSIPHFVVDRKAPHSFSNAVKQFLAQSTKAGLKKVVIDVQQNPGGSPLLALETFKIFFPSIKPWASSRRRVHPMANALGSALTTYWQNLTMDRPEYYNLTANEWVVTGRLDLDTGRNFTSWDDFVGPTDRYRGDGFTKKQYNLSSTLFTMKAAGIEIDGHDNGQPYKPEDIIILSDGLCSSACALFMELMHHEAGVQTVVIGGQPSYGPMQAPSGSRGAALYKAENMHRDIELARGIDKSRHVDLPSRTHAFLITTATVNLRDQVRQTDSSATPLQFLYEAADCRIFLVPATWYNYTNLWKYAVDAIWQNPAFCTKGSRTDHTQPTHPSVPGKPYNASSTLSNLADSQSEGHPSSLQDDSNFILDKVGSPGKLEGRPCQLHTDCAGQLSCQDVQVCGIEQNSQKEFYGIPEKQKRCVEWCDNYTKKCVGWGKTCYQDNDPILEQPFPGETMKASIAMAQKTPLRAITG, encoded by the exons ATGTTGCGGCAGATCATCGGCACACTTGTGCTCCTGCTGATGCAGGTGTTCGCGGTGACatcgcagcagcagccgacATCTTCCACGACTGCTTTGACTTTCAATCCAACCAGTTGCGGTGAAATCATCAATAATGAGG AAGTTTCTATATTCGACGCGAGCCAAGCCCACAAATGCCTGACGAGCCTTCCGTTCCGCGCAGATATTGCCAGTCAACTTGTTCAATATGTCAACGACATGATTCAGTTCCATAGTACTCTCGCCTATTTGGCCGATCCACCACAAAGCTACCAGCAGCCGGCTGTTGACCTCGTGTCCGGGCTGTCTCAGTTCCAACGCGATATTGACAATAATGTCTTCCGCAATGAATATGCCTTTGAGGCAGCTCTGAACCACTTGATCCATGCTGCCCATGATGATCATCTTGAACTCGTCGGCGGCGCACTTTCTCGATTTACATATGCAGCCCCTTACCGTATCGTGTCTGTCTCATCGGACGGGGTAGAGCTGCCCAAGGTCTATATCTCAG AGGATTTGCTCGCCAACGAAACGAGATACCTTCCTTGGCAGTCGTCGGCTATCAGAACCATCAACGGCCAGGATGTCGTTGAGTACCTGACGCAATTTGCTGCTGTTAACTCCTTCGGAAAGCTTGAGCCTCATGCAGATTGGAATATGTTGATGCGAAGTGCGGCATTGGAGATCCAAGGAAAGCGGGAGGCCTTCCACGGAGCTGCCACCTACCCAGGGGACTTCATTACATTCACATTCGAGAACGGTACGACGGTAGGTCCGCTTCCGTGGGAGGCTTTATTCTGCTGCAATGGGGGTGTTGGACCGCTGCAGACGGGGGACGAACTCTATGATTTTTTTGTCTTAGGCCACTATCCTGCGTCATACGACGAAAACCTGGAGGCAGACATGACGACTATCTCCAACCGAGCAGCGCCCGCCATAACTCCTTTGAACAATCCAGCATACCCCCCAAAAGCTGATGTCACAGAGGCAAGCTACACTAGGGACGGTGGAGCACTTCTAAGAGGGTACTTCTTGCATGATTCCTCTTTGGCCGTTCTCAGCATCCCACATTTTGTGGTTGATAGAAAAGCGCCCCATTCATTCAGCAACGCAGTCAAGCAATTCCTCGCGCAGAGCACCAAAGCTGGCCTTAAGAAAGTAGTTATTGATGTACAACAGAACCCGGGTGGAAGCCCTCTGCTGGCACTTGAGACCTTTAAGATA tttttcccttccattaAACCGTGGGCAAGTAGTCGTCGACGTGTTCATCCAATGGCAAACGCTCTGGGTTCTGCCCTAACAACCTACTGGCAAAACCTTACCATGGATCGCCCGGAGTATTACAACTTAACAGCCAACGAGTGGGTGGTAACCGGCCGACTAGACCTAGACACTGGGAGAAACTTCACCTCGTGGGATGATTTTGTCGGCCCGACAGATCGTTATCGTGGTGATGGCTTTACGAAGAAG CAATACAATTTATCAAGCACCTTATTTACCATGAAGGCAGCTGGAATTGAAATCGACGGGCATGATAATGGTCAGCCATATAAACCAGAGGACATCATTATCTTGAGCGACGGACTCTGCTCGTCGGCATGCGCACTTTTCATGGAACTTATGCATCACGAAGCGGGAGTGCAAACCGTTGTAATTGGAGGCCAACCCAGTTATGGGCCGATGCAGGCACCGAGCGGAAGCCGCGGAGCAGCCCTTTACAAGGCTGAGAATATGCATCGAGATATTGAACTGGCGCGAGGCATCGACAAATCTAGGCATGTGGACTTACCCAGCCGCACACATGCGTTCCTAATTACTACCGCCACGGTCAATCTCCGAGACCAGGTCCGGCAAACTGACTCCTCCGCCACGCCCTTACAATTCCTTTATGAGGCTGCTGACTGCAGAATATTCCTTGTTCCTGCGACCTGGTACAACTATACCAATCTCTGGAAGTATGCTGTAGACGCAATATGGCAGAACCCCGCGTTTTGTACTAAAGGCTCGAGGACGGATCATACCCAGCCGACTCACCCTTCAGTGCCAGGCAAGCCATACAATGCGAGCAGTACTCTATCGAATCTGGCGGACTCACAATCGGAGGGGCATCCCTCAAGTCTACAAGATGACTCCAACTTTATCTTGGACAAAGTTGGGTCGCCGGGTAAATTGGAGGGGCGTCCATGCCAGTTGCACACCGACTGTGCAGGGCAGTTATCATGCCAGGATGTCCAGGTCTGTGGGATTGAACAGAATTCCCAGAAAGAATTCTATGGAATACCAGAAAAGCAGAAGCGATGCGTTGAATGGTGTGACAACTACACCAAGAAGTGCGTTGGTTGGGGGAAAACTTGCTATCAGGATAACGATCCCATCCTTGAGCAGCCATTTCCAGGAGA GACGATGAAGGCTTCGATTGCTATGGCACAAAAGACACCCTTACGTGCTATAACCGGGTGA
- a CDS encoding uncharacterized protein (predicted protein) → MYRFLPLFFLPLAALAADELPGVVVPKKPVGGLYDTCAIQVVQLSKGEKAWVTGNCSTRHGDQMESHLDLDRCFSSQFTFDITPEKDGGKFPFLKICLLVLIYL, encoded by the exons ATGTATCGATTCctacctctttttttcctgcCCCTGGCAGCTTTGGCTGCCGATGAGCTCCCTGGTGTTGTGGTTCCTAAAAAGCCCGTGGGTGGGCTGTATGATACTTGTGCTATCCAGGTGGTGCAACTATCAAAAGGCGAGAAAGCCTGGGTGACTGGCAATTGCAGCACCCGTCATGGAGACCAAATGGAAAGCCATTTAGATCTTGATCGGTGCTTTTCTAGTCAGTTTACGTTTGATATAACACCAGAAAAAGA CGGTGGTAAGTTTCCCTTCTTGAAAATATGTCTTctggtattgatatatttaTGA
- a CDS encoding DUF4291 domain-containing protein (predicted protein): MATNNANLQPFRAIRAQSTQSTITVYQAFSPEIAEPALRAQKFVPPFSRTRMTWIKPSFLWMAYRCGWATKPKQERVLAIEITREGFEWALRRSCLSHVPGSRDQDQEKWRQRLRESPVRVQWDPERDLWHRPLGYRSIQIGLSGEAVERYVDEWIVSITDVTGLMGDVKRALDKADAEGAEGLLPVESVYPLSEELRDILDAT, encoded by the coding sequence atggcTACGAATAACGCAAACCTCCAACCCTTCCGAGCGATCCGAGCACAATCCACCCAATCCACGATCACAGTATACCAAGCCTTCTCCCCCGAAATCGCCGAACCCGCGCTGAGAGCCCAGAAATTTGTCCCCCCATTCTCCCGCACGCGCATGACCTGGATCAAGCCCTCATTCCTCTGGATGGCCTACCGCTGCGGCTGGGCCACCAAACCGAAACAAGAACGTGTTTTGGCGATCGAGATAACCCGCGAGGGCTTCGAATGGGCCCTGAGAAGATCCTGCCTCAGTCATGTCCCCGGTAGCCGggaccaagaccaagagaaATGGCGTCAGCGTCTCCGCGAGAGTCCTGTCCGTGTACAGTGGGATCCGGAGCGAGACCTGTGGCATCGGCCACTGGGGTATCGGTCTATTCAGATTGGGCTCAGTGGGGAGGCTGTTGAGCGATATGTTGATGAGTGGATCGTTTCAATCACAGACGTGACGGGCCTTATGGGGGATGTCAAGAGGGCACTGGATAAGGCGGATGCTGAAGGGGCGGAAGGCCTTCTTCCGGTTGAATCTGTGTATCCTCTGTCGGAGGAGTTGCGGGACATATTGGATGCGACGTAA
- a CDS encoding uncharacterized protein (predicted protein): protein MNIHDISFTSLGLVVLDEIRLPHKNPLTDILGGSGAYGWMIHVGNDFPKPIEDRLQSWDVTLVIERESDEPSTRGLLEYKDTTFGRATYFSSLKLIEPLPYCRQTLLIINLVDVLSTT, encoded by the exons ATGAACATACATGACATCTCCTTCACAAGCCTTGGCTTAGTGGTACTCGACGAGATCCGCCTTCCCCATAAGAACCCACTAactgatatccttggtggtTCTGGCGCTTACG GCTGGATGATTCATGTTGGAAATGACTTTCCGAAACCCATCGAAGACCGATTGCAAAGCTGGGATGTGACATTGGTCATAGAAAGAGAATCCGACGAACCTTCAACTAGAGGTCTACTTGAATACAAAGATACTACATTTGGACGTGCGACATACTTTTCTTCACTAAAATTGATTGAACCCCTCCCCTACTGCCGACAGACACTTCTCATCATTAACTTAGTAGATGTTTTGTCTACGACATAG
- a CDS encoding uncharacterized protein (predicted protein) produces the protein MPRITRNDPVISVTALEAWTTGVDALKAAVDVTIESGKRTLSFNATAGSTMNGVFDPIDKIWAMSGRQTTGSMLMPVGEEWVAISDNPRHPNRGNLADGTGFSAA, from the exons ATGCCCCGGATTACAAGGAACGACCCTGTTATTAGTGTGACTGCATTGGAAGCTTGGACGACAGGCGTAGATGCTCTTAAAGCTGCGGTTGATGTCACCATTGAAAGTGGCAAAAGGACGCTGTCTTTCAACGCCACGGCTGGGAGCACCATGAACGGCGTCTTTGACCCAATCGACAAGATATGGGCAATGTCTGGAAGGCAAACGACTGGCTCCATGTTGATGCCTGTTGGGGAGGAATGGGTTGCAATTTCTGACAATCCGAGACATCCGAACAGAGGAA ATCTCGCTGACGGTACGGGGTTCTCCGCGGCCTGA
- a CDS encoding NADH:flavin oxidoreductase/NADH oxidase (NADH:flavin oxidoreductase/12-oxophytodienoate reductase) → MTQDIIDNIAAEGISYYTPAQVPPAGTQVEGSTKLFSPLTIRGVTFPNRLFLAPLCQYSAKDGYANDWHLTHIGGIVQRGPGLAIMEATAVQKVGRITPQDLGLYDDGHIEPLKRITEFAHSQSQKIGIQLAHAGRKASAVAPWLSGNAMAVKEVGGWPDDIVAPSAIPQEEGINAVPKVLTGEDIGVLKKDWAEAAKRAVRANFDAIEIHAAHGYLLHQFLSPVSNRRTDKYGGSFENRVRILLEICEEVRAVIPTAMPLLVRISATDWFEFDDNLTKEFPESWTVAQSIRLALLLADRGVDLVDVSSGGIHAKSAIAIRSGQGYQVHFAQEIKKAVGEKLLISAVGGIKTGALAEEVVQSGIDAVQAGRWFQQNPGLVRAFANELGVKVRMATQIDWSFEGRGKKAKKSSL, encoded by the coding sequence ATGACgcaggatatcatcgacaacATCGCCGCCGAGGGCATCTCCTACTACACCCCAGCGCAAGTGCCGCCAGCAGGCACGCAAGTCGAAGGATCAACCAAGCTCTTCAGCCCCCTCACCATCCGCGGGGTAACCTTTCCCAACCGTCTATTCCTCGCACCGCTCTGCCAGTACTCCGCCAAAGATGGATACGCCAATGACTGGCACTTGACCCACATTGGCGGCATCGTCCAGCGCGGCCCAGGGCTCGCCATCATGGAGGCCACGGCCGTGCAGAAAGTGGGTCGCATCACGCCACAAGACCTTGGTCTTTACGACGATGGTCATATCGAGCCCCTAAAGCGCATCACTGAGTTTGCCCACAGCCAAAGTCAGAAGATTGGCATTCAGTTGGCCCACGCAGGGCGCAAGGCCAGTGCCGTTGCGCCTTGGTTGAGCGGTAATGCGATGGCTGTCAAGGAGGTTGGGGGTTGGCCAGATGATATCGTTGCGCCGTCGGCAATTCCTCAAGAGGAGGGCATCAATGCCGTTCCTAAGGTTCTGACCGGGGAGGATATCGGGGtgttgaagaaagattgGGCGGAGGCTGCGAAAAGGGCCGTCAGGGCGAATTTTGATGCGATTGAGATTCACGCCGCGCATgggtatcttctgcatcagtTTTTGAGTCCTGTTAGTAATCGACGAACAGATAAGTATGGAGGTAGCTTTGAAAACAGGGTCAGAATACTTCTGGAGATCTGTGAGGAGGTTCGCGCAGTTATCCCGACCGCTATGCCGCTCTTGGTCCGGATTAGTGCCACTGATTGGTTCGAGTTTGACGATAACTTGACAAAAGAGTTTCCTGAGAGCTGGACGGTTGCTCAGTCGATTCGGCTCGCTCTGCTGTTGGCTGACCGCGGCGTCGACCTGGTGGATGTTAGCTCAGGTGGTATCCATGCGAAATCCGCAATCGCGATTCGGTCCGGCCAGGGCTATCAGGTTCATTTCGCtcaagaaatcaagaaagcTGTGGGCGAGAAGCTATTGATATCGGCTGTTGGTGGAATCAAGACGGGGGCTCTGGCCGAGGAGGTGGTGCAGTCTGGTATTGATGCAGTACAGGCTGGACGCTGGTTCCAGCAAAATCCTGGCCTGGTTCGCGCGTTCGCTAACGAGCTAGGTGTGAAGGTGCGGATGGCTACACAAATCGACTGGAGCTTTGAGGGTCgaggaaagaaggcaaagaaaagCTCGTTATAA